The DNA segment GTGCTTCATGTTGGACGATTGGCCATTGGCGGTCCCGAAAGAGCCTCCAGTCCGCGAGGAAACGGCTGAACCGAACCAGAAGCGGTGGATCATCCGACGTGGTTCCGTTGAATCCGTACCATTTGTTGCTAAGGGACCGATACACATCAAATGGATTACGAACAACGAGCAACGGTTTGACCTCCCAGCCCGACCAGCGATAGTAACTGGCAATCTCATCAAAATGGAAAGACGCAATTGTCGCCTTGGCCCAGGCCAATCGTGTAGACACGGCTGGAATGGGCATCAGGCGGTCATGTGGCAGGTCGAGGACCCCGTCCATGTCTGCGCGTTGCAGAAAGCACCACGAGATTAAGGTCGTTCCTCCGCTTTGGAGGCCGGCCGCAAGGAACAGCTTTCGGTCGCTGGCGTTCATCAGCTGGTGATCTTGCCGGTCAGTGAGGTCAGTTGACCTTGGGTTCGATGGAATATTTCGGGAGTCAGGCTCCAGGATGCGCGGGGTTGTAGAACGCCCGGCCCGCTTGATTGCCCTGGGGCGCTGGTCACCTGCAAATTGATGATCCTCGTAGACCATGAAAGGATTTCCGTGGATCGCCGGAAACCGCCCGCAAACCAGTAGCTACCCGGACTTAGCGGGAGAGGGTCGAGGGTTATCTCGATTGTCCCTGGACCGGCCGGGACATCAAATGGTAAGCCCCTGCTCTTGGAATCCAGCTCGAGAACCAACCCGCCGGAGGAGTTCCACAGGCGGAGGCAGAACGAAGTGTCGTCCAGCGACTCGGCGCATTCATACTGAAGAGTAACGAGAAGTGGTTCGTCTGTCTTGGAGCGTACGAACGCCGGTACTTTGCTGTTCTGGACGGAAACAATTCGAATCCTTCCGTTGTAATTGATGTCGACCGGTGCATTGTGAACGTTGTTTTCGACCGAACTATAGTATGCGTCATATGCGCCATTTGCGTTCGGATAAATCTGCGCGACCGAACGCGCCATCAGAATACAGCGCTGTGAAATCTCGCGGATCAGCATCTCGGAATGAGAAACGAGCACGATTGAGGTTTCGCAGCGCTGTAGTTCTGCGATGCGATTTCGGCAGCGGATAGTGAACTCATGGTCGCCGACCGCCAGCGCCTCGTCGACCAGCAGCACTTCCGGGTTTGCGTGCACGGCGATCGAGAAGCCGAGCCGTACGAACATTCCGCTGGAAAAATGTTTGACCGGCGAGTCGATAAACGACTCTAGCCCGGCGAACGAGACGATGTCGTCGAATTTCGACTGGATCTCCCGCCGGCTCATTCCAAGGATCGCGCCGCTGATGTACACGTTGTCGCGACCGCTCAGCAGCGGGTGAAATCCTGCGCCCACCTCGATCAGGCAGCCCACACGGCCACGTACCCGGATGGTCCCGCGGTCCGGCGGGATGATGCCCGCGATCATCTTGAGCAGGGTGCTCTTGCCCGCGCCATTCGGGCCGATTACGCCCAGACACTCGCCCGGCGCGACGTCGAACGACACATTGTCGAGCGCCCAGAATTCGTCCCGGCGCAGGCGTGTGGTATCGAGCGGCAATCCGAGCAGTTCGCTCGAAACATCGCGCATGCCATACCACATCGAACGCTTCAGTGACCTGCAGAAACGTTTGCCAACGTTTTGCACCGAGATGCGCGAAGTCGAATGGGCGGCCATGGGTCAGGCGCGCTCGGCAACCCGAACAATCGCAACCCGAAACACCCGCCAGCCAACCAGAAACACCGCCAGCGAGAACACTGCGCCGGCCGCAAACAGTGCCGGGCGCTGCATGGCGCCGTGCGCGAGCACGTCCTGGACGGCGATCAGAGTCGGGCTGACCGGGTTCAGGTAGTTGACGAGATCGAAAGGGGCACGCACCGGTGGTGGGTAGAGG comes from the Chromatiales bacterium genome and includes:
- a CDS encoding ATP-binding cassette domain-containing protein produces the protein MAAHSTSRISVQNVGKRFCRSLKRSMWYGMRDVSSELLGLPLDTTRLRRDEFWALDNVSFDVAPGECLGVIGPNGAGKSTLLKMIAGIIPPDRGTIRVRGRVGCLIEVGAGFHPLLSGRDNVYISGAILGMSRREIQSKFDDIVSFAGLESFIDSPVKHFSSGMFVRLGFSIAVHANPEVLLVDEALAVGDHEFTIRCRNRIAELQRCETSIVLVSHSEMLIREISQRCILMARSVAQIYPNANGAYDAYYSSVENNVHNAPVDINYNGRIRIVSVQNSKVPAFVRSKTDEPLLVTLQYECAESLDDTSFCLRLWNSSGGLVLELDSKSRGLPFDVPAGPGTIEITLDPLPLSPGSYWFAGGFRRSTEILSWSTRIINLQVTSAPGQSSGPGVLQPRASWSLTPEIFHRTQGQLTSLTGKITS